A genomic segment from Modestobacter roseus encodes:
- a CDS encoding YfhO family protein, with protein sequence MTGSGRPALRWLGPLLAYLLVAGLQLLLVRRWAPRFFWFDDSQAQFGPMAWWLGQNLEGGRPPLMDPDLGMGGNVVADMQYGVLDPLHWALQYLVASSDDFLTISWAYGAGMLLLLGSGSLLVLLQHRVRPALAVAGAVGIGSSGFVVWYGSSWWPLLWATACLPWLWVGLRSRSALGVLVTGLASWALLTSGNPYAFPFAGLVIVGQLLEYRREYGSWRGVLNVRALSRVAACAGGLIIALPTLLSTLQLSEVMGRPQPGELIGNDGFAVPNLADVLLGGATLLGQTNAWTGTIGLVPAMATMLVALPLAALVDWRRAWRCPGVLTGLLVWGAAVLATQLPTQVSVFRYPVRYLVYVEVFLPLAVLIALTVAPRLSRPRLGWAVGLVAAQVAVAVSRAPVLLKWHLLTLVVELIALAAVVLLLRAGTGGSLTGGPTGRPVRSVAAAVLVLAVAAAFPIGEQMMVSLQDRADALAGAPSSGGAPLRALDAGRDVGTTVDDYRAESYAPDEQLTVITWGFDGDRGWEDGVVNGSGNVVAGLAPGYASLAVWQAALNDHWCRGVWGATCSEPAELLAEAGDTGSPWLDLMSSDTVLLSTGAPEEVLDHFAAAWTQVSADDTWLRYERDDGLPGRITAAEGVTVSGEGWTSGLARVDQPMDSYVVSTGDQGGTLALRIPYYPGMTASLDGRPLPVTTVEGAALAVGLPSGIDRGRLDLSYAPAGAGAVVPATLAGLAVIALAAVAGGVARRRGAR encoded by the coding sequence GTGACCGGATCCGGCCGGCCGGCCCTGCGCTGGCTGGGGCCGCTGCTCGCCTACCTCCTCGTCGCCGGGTTGCAGCTGCTCCTCGTCCGCCGCTGGGCGCCCCGGTTCTTCTGGTTCGACGACTCCCAGGCGCAGTTCGGCCCGATGGCCTGGTGGCTCGGCCAGAACCTCGAGGGCGGCCGCCCGCCGTTGATGGACCCCGACCTCGGCATGGGCGGCAACGTGGTCGCGGACATGCAGTACGGGGTGCTCGACCCGCTGCACTGGGCCCTGCAGTACCTGGTCGCCTCCTCGGACGACTTCCTCACGATCTCCTGGGCGTACGGCGCCGGCATGCTCCTGCTGCTCGGGTCGGGGTCGCTGCTCGTGCTTCTCCAGCACCGGGTGCGACCAGCGCTCGCCGTGGCCGGCGCCGTCGGCATCGGTTCGAGCGGCTTCGTCGTCTGGTACGGCAGCTCCTGGTGGCCCCTGCTGTGGGCGACGGCGTGCCTGCCCTGGCTCTGGGTCGGCCTGCGCAGCCGGTCCGCCCTCGGCGTCCTCGTCACCGGACTGGCCTCGTGGGCGCTGCTGACCTCCGGCAACCCCTACGCCTTCCCGTTCGCCGGGCTGGTCATCGTCGGTCAGCTCCTCGAGTACCGCCGGGAGTACGGCTCGTGGCGTGGCGTGCTCAACGTCCGGGCGCTGAGCCGGGTGGCGGCCTGCGCCGGTGGGTTGATCATCGCGCTGCCCACGCTGCTGTCGACCCTGCAGCTCTCCGAGGTGATGGGCCGGCCGCAGCCCGGTGAGCTCATCGGCAACGACGGCTTTGCGGTGCCCAACCTGGCCGACGTCCTGCTCGGCGGAGCCACCCTCCTCGGCCAGACCAACGCCTGGACCGGCACCATCGGCCTGGTCCCGGCGATGGCGACCATGCTGGTCGCCCTGCCCTTGGCCGCGCTCGTCGACTGGCGGCGGGCCTGGCGCTGTCCCGGGGTCCTGACCGGCCTGCTGGTCTGGGGCGCCGCGGTGCTCGCGACTCAGCTGCCGACCCAGGTGTCGGTGTTCCGGTACCCGGTGCGCTACCTGGTCTACGTCGAGGTGTTCCTGCCCCTCGCCGTCCTGATCGCACTCACCGTCGCCCCGCGCCTGAGCCGTCCGCGCCTCGGCTGGGCGGTCGGCCTGGTCGCTGCCCAGGTCGCCGTCGCGGTCTCCCGTGCCCCTGTGCTGCTCAAGTGGCACCTGCTCACCCTGGTGGTCGAGCTGATCGCACTCGCCGCCGTCGTGCTGCTCCTCCGGGCAGGGACCGGTGGCAGCCTGACCGGTGGACCCACCGGGCGTCCGGTCCGGTCGGTCGCCGCCGCGGTCCTCGTGCTGGCCGTGGCAGCGGCCTTTCCGATCGGGGAGCAGATGATGGTCTCGCTCCAGGACCGGGCAGACGCCCTCGCCGGGGCCCCCTCCAGTGGTGGTGCTCCGCTCCGTGCGCTGGACGCCGGACGTGACGTCGGCACCACGGTGGACGACTACCGGGCGGAGTCCTACGCGCCGGACGAGCAGCTGACCGTCATCACCTGGGGCTTCGACGGCGACCGGGGATGGGAGGACGGGGTGGTGAACGGCAGCGGAAACGTCGTCGCCGGCCTCGCACCGGGCTACGCATCCCTCGCCGTCTGGCAGGCCGCGCTCAACGACCACTGGTGCCGGGGCGTGTGGGGCGCGACGTGCTCGGAGCCGGCGGAGCTGCTGGCAGAGGCCGGCGACACCGGGTCGCCGTGGCTGGACCTGATGTCCTCGGACACCGTCCTGCTGTCGACCGGTGCCCCGGAGGAGGTCCTCGACCACTTCGCCGCCGCCTGGACCCAGGTGTCTGCCGACGACACCTGGTTGCGGTACGAGCGGGACGACGGCCTGCCGGGCCGGATCACCGCCGCGGAAGGCGTGACGGTCTCGGGGGAGGGCTGGACCTCCGGTCTGGCCCGGGTCGACCAGCCGATGGACAGCTACGTCGTGTCCACCGGCGACCAGGGCGGCACCCTGGCCCTGCGCATCCCCTACTACCCGGGCATGACCGCCTCCCTGGACGGTCGGCCGCTGCCGGTGACCACGGTGGAGGGGGCGGCCCTGGCAGTCGGGCTGCCGTCCGGCATCGACCGCGGGCGGCTGGACCTCTCCTACGCGCCGGCCGGTGCCGGGGCGGTCGTGCCGGCCACGCTGGCCGGCCTGGCCGTCATCGCGCTGGCCGCGGTGGCCGGCGGGGTCGCCCGGCGACGGGGTGCCCGGTGA